The Caldilineales bacterium sequence CATGTATGTGATGGCTTCGTCCTGCGTCCCCGCCACCGACATGGAGACGAACGGCGCCGTGCTGCACTGGTACGACCTGGTTTCGCTGCAGAACGACCCCTGGGTGCTGGGCCTGGCCGAGGTGATGAACTTCCCCGGCGTGGTGCAGGGCGAGGCCGAGGTGCTGGACAAGTTGCGCATCTTCAAGAACCTGGTCATCGATGGCCATTGCCCTGGGCTGAGCGGCAAAGCGTTGCAAGCCTACGCCGCCGTTGGCATCGGCTCGGATCACGAGTGCACGACGGTGGCCGAGGCGCAGGAGAAACTGCGGCTCGGCCTGGCCATCTTCATCCGCGAGGCCACCAACGCCCGCAACCTCAAGGCGTTGCTGCCGTTGGTGACGCCGCTCAATCATCATCGCATCTGCTTCTGCACCGATGACCGCCAACCCGCCGACCTGCTGGACGAGGGCCACATCGATTTCATGGTGCGCACGGCCATCGCCGAAGGCATGGCCCCGATCGTGGCCCTGCGGCTGGCGACGTGGAATCCGGCCAACCATTTTCGCCTGCACGACCGCGGGGCAGTGACGCCCGGTCGTCGCGCCGACCTGATCGTGTTCGACGACCTGCATGCGCCGCGCCCGCGGCTGGTGTTCCGCGGCGGGCAGCTGGTGGCGCAGGATGGCATGGCCCTGACCCCGCGCCGTGAACTGCCCCGCAGCCTGCGCGGGACGATGAACGTCGCCTGGGATCAGGTCGATGTGCGCATCCCAGCCGAGGGCCGCCGGGCGCGGGTGATCGGCGCCATCCCCAATCAATTGGTGACACAACATCTGATCGAAGACATCCCCAGCCACGATGGCCTGGCCCTGGCCGACCCTGAACACGACCTGGCCAAGATGGTGGTGATCGAGCGGCACCAGTATTCGGGCCGGGTGGGCAAGGGTTTTGTCAAAGGGGTGGGGGTGCGGCGGGGCGCCATCGCCTCATCGGTGGCCCATGATCATCACAATATCGTCGCCATCGGCGCCGACGACGCCTCGATCCTGGCGGCGGCGCGGCGGGTGGCCAAACTGGGCGGGGGAATGGTGGCGGCGGTGGGCGAGCAGGTGTTGGCCGAA is a genomic window containing:
- the ade gene encoding adenine deaminase, which translates into the protein MELAQLIHFTRGDTPAELLLRNARVIDIFSGEIIPTHVAIAHSRIVGLGDYRAEETIDLGGSYLAPGFIDAHVHIESALVPPGEFARMVAARGATTVITDPHEIANVLGLDGIRFMFDSAKYGPVSMYVMASSCVPATDMETNGAVLHWYDLVSLQNDPWVLGLAEVMNFPGVVQGEAEVLDKLRIFKNLVIDGHCPGLSGKALQAYAAVGIGSDHECTTVAEAQEKLRLGLAIFIREATNARNLKALLPLVTPLNHHRICFCTDDRQPADLLDEGHIDFMVRTAIAEGMAPIVALRLATWNPANHFRLHDRGAVTPGRRADLIVFDDLHAPRPRLVFRGGQLVAQDGMALTPRRELPRSLRGTMNVAWDQVDVRIPAEGRRARVIGAIPNQLVTQHLIEDIPSHDGLALADPEHDLAKMVVIERHQYSGRVGKGFVKGVGVRRGAIASSVAHDHHNIVAIGADDASILAAARRVAKLGGGMVAAVGEQVLAEVPLSLAGLMSTEPVEVVRRQVDKAIAAAHELGSPLHDPFMAMSFLALEVIPSLKLTDRGLVDVEKFEIVPLWAP